From the Roseofilum capinflatum BLCC-M114 genome, one window contains:
- a CDS encoding Mrp/NBP35 family ATP-binding protein yields MNLTLDRQSVLEVLRPVEDPELRKSLVELNMIRQIEIDDQGNVNFTLVLTTPACPLREFIVEDCTKAVKQIPGVQAVNIEVTAETPQAKNTLPDRQGIEGVKNIIAISSGKGGVGKSTVAVNVAVALAQTGAKVGLIDADIYGPNAPTMLGLDSAKVMVQERGGQEVLEPAFNHGVKLVSMGFLIEKDQPVVWRGPMLNGVIRQFLYQVDWGELDYLIVDMPPGTGDAQLTLTQAVPMVGAIIVTTPQNVAILDSRKGLKMFEQMGVPVLGIVENMSYFIPPDLPDRQYDIFGSGGGAKTSEELGISLLGCIPLEMSLREGGDRGLPIVVSAPESASAQALVKVAQAIAAKISVAVLAG; encoded by the coding sequence ATGAATCTGACCCTCGATCGCCAATCCGTTTTAGAAGTCCTGCGACCAGTGGAAGACCCAGAACTGCGGAAAAGTTTGGTGGAACTGAATATGATTCGCCAGATTGAGATTGATGACCAGGGAAATGTGAATTTTACCTTGGTACTGACAACTCCAGCTTGTCCACTGCGGGAATTTATTGTCGAAGACTGTACGAAAGCGGTGAAACAGATCCCAGGGGTACAAGCAGTGAATATTGAGGTGACGGCCGAAACGCCCCAAGCTAAGAATACTCTACCCGATCGCCAAGGCATTGAGGGCGTGAAAAATATTATTGCTATCTCCAGTGGTAAAGGAGGTGTGGGCAAAAGTACGGTGGCGGTGAATGTGGCCGTGGCTTTAGCCCAAACGGGGGCCAAGGTCGGATTGATTGATGCCGATATCTACGGCCCCAATGCTCCCACCATGTTGGGCTTAGACTCAGCCAAGGTGATGGTACAAGAGAGAGGCGGACAAGAAGTCCTCGAACCCGCCTTTAATCACGGCGTGAAGCTGGTTTCCATGGGCTTTTTGATTGAAAAAGACCAGCCGGTGGTTTGGCGTGGCCCTATGCTCAATGGGGTGATTCGGCAATTCCTCTATCAGGTGGACTGGGGCGAATTAGATTATCTGATTGTGGATATGCCCCCCGGAACCGGAGATGCCCAATTAACCCTCACTCAAGCCGTTCCCATGGTCGGGGCCATCATTGTCACTACACCCCAAAATGTAGCCATTCTTGACTCGCGCAAGGGGCTGAAAATGTTTGAACAGATGGGGGTTCCAGTGCTGGGAATTGTGGAAAATATGAGTTATTTTATTCCCCCGGATCTGCCCGATCGCCAATATGACATCTTTGGGTCGGGAGGAGGCGCAAAAACCTCGGAAGAACTGGGCATTTCCCTGCTCGGTTGTATTCCCCTAGAAATGTCTTTGCGCGAAGGTGGCGATCGGGGCTTACCCATCGTGGTGAGCGCTCCCGAATCTGCCTCCGCTCAAGCCTTAGTGAAGGTCGCTCAGGCGATCGCCGCTAAAATCTCCGTCGCCGTCCTCGCCGGATAA
- a CDS encoding SRPBCC family protein has translation MPDFLSKLLGRKSRKVRCTLAKTYRVISSASVDDLWQTVVDFADVSWHPLLARTNVPRGLVPKPGLIFRAVTRLSPIPIRIFVERVRPRELLSIRILAMPGIEERIIYQVESTVWGTRISYSVTLRGWLSPVIWSFIRPYAAKVAEALAKAAEKAAQGSSGKKTPPENSVDFGF, from the coding sequence ATGCCAGATTTTTTGTCTAAGCTATTGGGTCGCAAAAGTCGTAAAGTTCGCTGTACCCTAGCCAAAACCTATCGTGTCATTAGTTCAGCGTCCGTCGATGATCTATGGCAAACCGTTGTTGATTTCGCGGATGTCTCTTGGCATCCCCTCTTAGCGCGAACCAATGTGCCTAGGGGTTTAGTCCCTAAACCCGGACTAATTTTTCGCGCCGTAACCCGGTTAAGCCCAATTCCGATTCGCATTTTTGTCGAACGAGTTAGACCCAGGGAACTCTTAAGCATTAGGATTTTGGCCATGCCGGGAATTGAAGAGCGGATCATCTACCAAGTCGAGTCCACCGTTTGGGGAACGCGGATCTCCTATTCGGTTACCTTGCGAGGATGGCTCTCTCCTGTGATTTGGTCTTTTATTCGTCCCTATGCGGCTAAGGTGGCGGAAGCGCTGGCTAAGGCAGCAGAGAAAGCGGCCCAAGGAAGTTCAGGAAAGAAAACGCCCCCGGAAAACTCGGTGGATTTTGGATTTTGA
- a CDS encoding STAS domain-containing protein, giving the protein MEQRTHETEDGTTVIVLTPTGRLDITTAWQFRLKLQECISKLSRHVVVNLGQVNFIDSSGLTSLVAGMRDAEKVKGSFRICNVHPEAKLVFEVTMMDSVFEIFETENDALEGVPRIPG; this is encoded by the coding sequence ATGGAGCAAAGAACACACGAAACTGAAGATGGAACAACGGTGATAGTTTTAACGCCAACTGGCCGTTTGGATATCACTACAGCCTGGCAATTTCGTTTGAAGCTACAGGAATGTATTTCCAAGCTCAGTAGGCATGTGGTGGTGAATCTGGGTCAAGTCAATTTTATTGATAGCTCAGGTCTAACCTCTTTGGTGGCTGGGATGCGAGATGCGGAGAAAGTCAAAGGCAGTTTTCGGATCTGTAATGTTCACCCAGAAGCCAAGTTGGTGTTTGAAGTGACGATGATGGATTCTGTATTTGAAATTTTTGAAACGGAAAATGATGCCCTAGAAGGGGTTCCCAGAATACCTGGATAA
- the psb29 gene encoding photosystem II biogenesis protein Psp29, with product MNTVRTVSDTKRAFYTHHTRPINSIYRRVVEELMVEMHLLSVNVDFEYDPIYALGVVSSFDQFMEGYAPEGDKASIFTALCQALESDANVYRADAQQVKEQVKDWSGEALVALLSDPHQGDGAEGLRERLKAIAANPKFKYSRLFAIGLYTLVSTVDPERVNSEETRNQALEKIAQGLGISVEKLLKDIELYRSNLEKLKQAQAVMKDILEAERKKRQEQILEKDTSAASSSSTEETEEAKD from the coding sequence GTGAATACTGTCCGCACTGTCTCAGATACCAAGCGAGCGTTTTATACTCATCACACCCGGCCGATCAATTCTATCTACCGCCGTGTGGTAGAGGAGTTGATGGTAGAGATGCATTTGCTATCGGTCAATGTGGACTTTGAGTATGACCCCATTTATGCTCTTGGGGTTGTTTCGTCCTTTGACCAGTTTATGGAGGGATATGCACCGGAGGGTGACAAAGCGTCTATTTTTACGGCTTTGTGTCAAGCATTGGAGAGTGACGCGAATGTTTATCGTGCAGATGCTCAACAGGTGAAGGAACAGGTTAAAGACTGGTCTGGAGAGGCTTTGGTGGCTCTGCTCTCTGATCCGCATCAAGGTGATGGTGCGGAGGGTTTGCGGGAGCGTTTGAAGGCGATCGCCGCTAATCCTAAGTTTAAATATAGCCGCTTGTTTGCCATTGGTTTGTATACCTTAGTCTCTACGGTTGATCCCGAACGAGTGAACAGTGAGGAGACTCGTAACCAAGCTTTAGAAAAGATTGCCCAAGGGTTAGGGATCTCTGTGGAAAAACTGCTTAAGGATATTGAGCTGTATCGGTCGAATTTAGAGAAGCTCAAGCAAGCTCAGGCAGTGATGAAGGATATCTTGGAGGCTGAACGCAAAAAGCGCCAAGAGCAAATCTTAGAAAAGGATACTTCTGCTGCTTCATCTTCGTCTACTGAGGAAACTGAAGAAGCTAAAGATTAA
- a CDS encoding NblA/ycf18 family protein translates to MEMPGKLTLEQQFKMKIYEDQVQSLSHEEAQTYLLEVLRQMMVKDNLVKHLMKNA, encoded by the coding sequence ATGGAAATGCCCGGAAAGCTAACGCTTGAGCAACAATTCAAGATGAAAATCTACGAAGATCAAGTGCAGTCTTTAAGCCACGAAGAAGCTCAAACCTATCTGTTGGAAGTGTTGCGACAAATGATGGTGAAAGATAATCTCGTAAAGCACTTGATGAAGAATGCTTAA
- a CDS encoding phycobiliprotein lyase, whose protein sequence is MDAMEFFQRSAGTWRSQRSTHHLAFRRAELGELEITVSALTPDDPRVQEICTMHEVDGQLAAGGALVQWHGTMNWDREGEGHEDSTVMVIVPDVDNPRKGKLLREKGYAEIVPVAGQYEMDDEDGLNLVTEYETMSAIERFSFASNSDDIRMRTSTVKRFGGFNTASFCIETRIGSAADTNATALPEALKSSWEKESAVSLLGW, encoded by the coding sequence ATGGATGCAATGGAATTTTTTCAGCGCAGTGCAGGCACATGGCGATCGCAGCGTTCAACCCATCACCTGGCCTTTCGGCGGGCAGAACTGGGAGAACTCGAAATCACCGTTAGCGCCTTAACCCCAGACGACCCCAGAGTGCAAGAAATTTGCACCATGCATGAAGTCGATGGCCAACTAGCCGCCGGTGGGGCCCTGGTACAATGGCACGGCACCATGAATTGGGATCGAGAAGGAGAAGGCCATGAAGATTCCACCGTCATGGTGATCGTTCCCGATGTGGATAACCCCCGGAAAGGGAAACTCCTGCGGGAAAAAGGCTATGCAGAAATCGTTCCCGTGGCTGGACAATATGAAATGGACGACGAAGACGGACTGAACCTAGTCACCGAATATGAAACCATGAGCGCGATCGAGCGATTTTCCTTCGCAAGCAATTCAGACGATATTCGGATGCGAACCAGCACCGTCAAACGCTTTGGCGGATTTAACACCGCTTCCTTCTGCATTGAAACCCGCATCGGTTCGGCCGCAGACACCAACGCCACGGCTCTGCCAGAAGCGCTCAAATCCTCTTGGGAAAAAGAATCAGCCGTTTCCCTATTGGGATGGTAA
- a CDS encoding glycogen/starch/alpha-glucan phosphorylase: MNERMIPEDQCPIQIEDDRTGMNVETLKRAFADNLFYLQGKYESLATQDDFYMALAYTLRDRLLSRWLKTLKTYLENDVKTVYYLSAEFLMGRHLGNSLINLNLYDRVRQAVEESGLDLEEILEHEPDPGLGNGGLGRLAACFLDSLATLEIPAVGYGIRYEFGIFHQIIQDGWQAEIPDKWLRLGNPWEIARPDQAAEVKFGGHTETYNDEKGRPRIRWIPGTTVMGIPYDTPVPGYDTNTVNPLRLWKAESSDDFDFSEFNAGNYDGAVSEKMRSETISKVLYPNDNTPQGKQLRLEQQFFFVSCSLQDILRIHLMRHKTLDNLPETTAIQLNDTHPTVAIAEMMRLLLDEHGFDWNIAWRITQKTFAYTNHTLLPEALERWSVSLFETVLPRHLEIIYEINHRFLEDVKQWYPDDLDLLSRLSLIEEGAEKKVRMANLACVGSHAINGVAALHTELLKQDTLQDFYKLWPEKFYNKTNGVTPRRWLLLSNPKLSALFSRKLGEGWLKDLDQLRQLESSIEDPEFRAEWRKIKQHNKEVMAEYIRTHNGLEVDPNSLFDIQVKRIHEYKRQHLNVLNIITLYNRIKQNPNVNIQPRTFIFGGKAAPGYFMAKLIVKLINSVAEVVNKDPDVRGRIKVVFLANFNASLGQKIYPCADLSEQVSTAGKEASGTGNMKFSMNGALTIGTLDGANIEIREEAGAENFFLFGLTAQEVAELKQQGYKPWEYYEQNAELKQTIDRISSGFFSHGDRNLFKPLVDSLMYNDPYMLFADYQDYIDCQDKVDQAYADQDNWVKMSIINSIRMGKFSSDRTIREYCQQIWDVKPVKVELEEYNQALAGLKVSQKIGS; this comes from the coding sequence ATGAACGAACGTATGATTCCTGAAGACCAATGTCCGATCCAAATTGAAGACGATCGGACTGGCATGAATGTAGAGACTCTCAAACGTGCCTTTGCAGATAACCTATTTTACTTACAAGGAAAATATGAATCCCTAGCCACACAAGACGACTTCTACATGGCTCTGGCGTACACATTGCGCGATCGCCTCCTGAGTCGTTGGCTCAAAACCCTGAAAACCTACCTGGAAAACGACGTAAAAACGGTTTATTATCTCTCTGCCGAATTCCTCATGGGTCGGCATTTAGGCAATAGTCTGATTAACCTGAACCTTTATGATCGGGTGCGTCAAGCGGTAGAAGAATCAGGTCTCGATCTTGAAGAAATTCTTGAACACGAACCCGATCCGGGTTTGGGCAACGGCGGTTTAGGCCGATTAGCGGCTTGCTTCCTGGACTCTCTGGCTACCCTAGAAATTCCTGCCGTCGGCTACGGTATTCGCTATGAATTCGGGATTTTCCATCAAATCATTCAGGATGGCTGGCAAGCAGAAATTCCCGACAAATGGTTACGCCTGGGTAACCCCTGGGAAATTGCTCGTCCCGATCAAGCCGCAGAAGTCAAATTTGGCGGCCATACGGAAACCTACAACGATGAAAAAGGACGGCCCAGAATTCGTTGGATTCCCGGTACGACGGTGATGGGAATTCCCTATGATACCCCGGTTCCGGGCTACGACACGAATACCGTAAACCCCCTACGGTTATGGAAAGCTGAATCGAGTGATGATTTTGATTTCAGCGAATTTAACGCTGGGAACTACGATGGCGCGGTTTCGGAAAAAATGCGCTCTGAAACCATCTCCAAAGTTCTCTATCCCAATGACAACACCCCCCAAGGGAAACAACTGCGACTCGAGCAACAATTCTTCTTTGTCTCCTGTTCCCTCCAGGATATTCTGCGGATTCATTTAATGCGCCATAAGACCCTGGATAATTTACCGGAGACGACGGCCATTCAACTCAATGATACCCACCCCACAGTGGCGATCGCCGAAATGATGCGTTTATTGCTGGATGAACATGGCTTTGATTGGAATATCGCCTGGCGCATTACCCAGAAAACCTTTGCCTACACCAACCATACCCTACTCCCAGAAGCCTTAGAACGGTGGTCAGTCAGTTTATTTGAAACCGTTCTTCCCCGTCATCTAGAAATCATCTACGAAATCAACCATCGATTCCTCGAAGATGTGAAGCAATGGTATCCTGATGATTTAGACCTTCTCAGTCGCCTCTCCTTAATTGAAGAAGGCGCAGAAAAGAAAGTTCGCATGGCTAATTTAGCCTGTGTGGGTTCCCATGCCATTAATGGCGTGGCTGCCTTACATACGGAATTACTCAAACAGGATACGCTCCAAGACTTTTACAAGCTTTGGCCAGAGAAATTCTACAATAAGACCAATGGCGTAACCCCGCGTCGTTGGCTGCTGCTCAGTAATCCCAAATTGTCGGCACTCTTTAGCCGTAAGTTGGGAGAAGGGTGGTTAAAGGATCTCGATCAACTGCGTCAACTCGAAAGTTCTATTGAAGATCCAGAGTTTCGAGCCGAGTGGCGCAAGATTAAACAGCACAATAAAGAGGTGATGGCGGAGTATATTCGCACTCACAATGGTTTGGAGGTTGATCCCAATTCTTTGTTTGATATTCAGGTGAAACGGATTCATGAATATAAACGCCAGCACCTGAATGTGTTAAACATCATTACCTTGTATAACCGGATTAAGCAGAATCCCAATGTGAATATTCAACCCCGGACATTCATCTTTGGGGGTAAGGCTGCACCGGGATACTTTATGGCCAAATTAATCGTTAAGTTGATTAATTCGGTGGCTGAAGTGGTGAATAAAGATCCGGATGTGCGCGGTCGGATTAAGGTGGTCTTCTTGGCTAACTTTAATGCCTCTTTGGGGCAGAAAATTTATCCTTGTGCCGATTTATCCGAACAAGTCTCGACTGCGGGTAAGGAAGCATCGGGAACTGGAAACATGAAGTTTTCCATGAATGGCGCTCTCACTATTGGTACATTGGATGGAGCCAATATTGAAATCCGGGAAGAAGCGGGTGCAGAGAATTTCTTCTTGTTTGGCTTGACAGCTCAAGAGGTAGCAGAGTTGAAACAACAAGGGTATAAGCCTTGGGAGTATTATGAACAGAATGCTGAACTCAAGCAAACGATCGATCGCATTTCTTCTGGATTCTTTTCCCATGGCGATCGCAATCTGTTTAAGCCTTTGGTAGATTCCCTGATGTACAACGATCCTTATATGCTGTTCGCTGACTATCAGGATTATATCGATTGTCAAGACAAAGTAGATCAGGCCTATGCCGATCAAGATAATTGGGTGAAGATGTCTATTATCAATTCGATCCGTATGGGCAAATTTTCCAGCGATCGCACCATTCGCGAATATTGTCAGCAAATTTGGGATGTCAAACCTGTAAAAGTTGAACTCGAAGAATACAATCAAGCCTTAGCCGGTTTGAAAGTTTCCCAAAAAATTGGGTCTTAG
- a CDS encoding DEAD/DEAH box helicase, protein MNSSPSPTDLDLKRLFSFELDEFQHQAIAALNADKSVVVCAPTGSGKTLIGEYAIYRALSRGRRVFYTTPLKALSNQKLRDFSQLFGAKNVGLVTGDLSLNREAPVVIMTTEVFRNMLYGTPIGQIGTSIQGVEAVVLDECHYMNDRQRGTVWEESIIYCPPHIQLVALSATVANSDQLTDWISQVHGPTERIYSDFRPVPLQYNFCNLKGIFPLLNKKGNSINRLLLNTKYKGKKPPKVKPKDQVPSLLTVVSRLQEREMLPAIYFIFSRKGCDRAVAETVGLSLLSSEEKREVAAHLELVLHEHPEAIRRSQVECLYRGVAAHHAGLLPAWKSLVEELFQKGLIKVVFATETLAAGINMPARTTVISSLSKRTDQGHRLLNPSEFLQMAGRAGRRGMDEIGHLVVVETRFEGAKEAGYLATAGADPLVSQFTPSYGMVLNLLQTHSLEEAKQLIERSFGQYMANLSLIPQQQAIADLQAEQKQIYSKLAHYGDLETLQELAASYKKLQERLREAKRLLKTLQNQAERARTKDLAAAIDFAVQGTVLSLKGKYITVSEPISAILVRKVPGSGQAPYLVCLGEDNRWMVATYGDVVGLYGDIPRFKVVDGWELPPELQLKPGECRKSGSETAAAANQIPQLETTLAAPEVDEQQLQVEEITNGLMEHPVHQWPDRGRVLKQISRAVRLDSEIGDRLNKFQHLKSRYWEEFLNLIAILQAFNALDPKLVPTTLGESAATLRGENELWLGIALSSEIFAQLEPHHLAAACAALVTETPRPDSWVNYNTSQAVIEALLDLQSMRRQLFQQQRRYDVALPIWLEYELIALIEQWAQDRDWAELCEQTSLDEGDIVRLLRRTLDLLSQIPHIPHISNTLKDNAIWAMKLINRFPVNETANG, encoded by the coding sequence GTGAATAGTTCTCCTTCCCCTACCGACCTTGACCTGAAACGCTTGTTTTCATTTGAACTCGATGAGTTCCAACATCAGGCGATCGCTGCATTGAACGCGGATAAATCGGTGGTGGTGTGCGCTCCTACTGGATCGGGTAAAACCTTAATCGGAGAATACGCCATCTATCGCGCCCTATCACGGGGCAGACGGGTCTTCTACACCACTCCCTTAAAAGCACTCTCGAATCAGAAACTGCGAGATTTTAGCCAGCTCTTTGGGGCAAAAAATGTAGGATTAGTTACAGGTGATTTGTCCCTAAACCGAGAAGCTCCTGTTGTAATCATGACCACAGAAGTGTTTCGGAATATGCTCTACGGGACACCGATTGGTCAAATTGGCACATCGATCCAGGGCGTGGAGGCGGTGGTTCTCGATGAATGTCACTACATGAACGATCGCCAACGGGGAACCGTTTGGGAAGAATCGATTATTTACTGTCCTCCCCATATTCAACTGGTGGCCCTGTCTGCAACTGTCGCCAATAGCGACCAGCTTACTGACTGGATTTCCCAAGTTCACGGCCCCACAGAACGCATTTACTCAGACTTCCGTCCCGTCCCTCTGCAATATAACTTTTGCAACCTGAAAGGCATCTTTCCCCTACTCAACAAGAAAGGCAACAGCATTAACCGCCTCTTGCTGAATACAAAATACAAGGGCAAAAAACCCCCCAAAGTTAAACCCAAGGATCAAGTCCCTAGTTTATTAACCGTGGTTTCCCGACTGCAAGAACGGGAAATGCTACCGGCAATTTACTTTATTTTCTCCCGTAAGGGATGCGATCGCGCTGTGGCTGAAACCGTGGGACTTTCTCTCCTCAGCTCCGAAGAAAAACGGGAAGTTGCCGCCCATCTAGAACTGGTGCTGCATGAGCATCCCGAAGCCATTCGCCGCTCCCAGGTGGAATGCCTGTATCGGGGGGTAGCCGCTCACCATGCGGGCTTATTACCAGCTTGGAAATCTCTAGTAGAAGAACTCTTTCAAAAGGGCTTAATCAAAGTCGTATTTGCCACGGAAACCCTGGCGGCGGGGATTAATATGCCCGCTCGCACCACCGTCATTTCCAGTTTATCCAAGCGCACCGATCAGGGTCATCGCCTGCTCAACCCCAGTGAATTTCTGCAAATGGCTGGACGAGCCGGACGCAGGGGAATGGATGAAATTGGCCATTTAGTTGTCGTAGAAACCCGGTTTGAAGGAGCCAAAGAAGCAGGCTATTTAGCCACCGCAGGGGCAGATCCCTTGGTCAGTCAGTTTACCCCCAGTTATGGCATGGTGCTGAACCTGTTGCAAACCCATAGTTTAGAAGAAGCCAAACAACTGATCGAGCGCAGCTTTGGTCAATATATGGCCAATTTAAGCTTAATTCCCCAACAGCAGGCGATCGCCGATTTGCAAGCCGAACAAAAGCAAATTTACTCTAAACTAGCCCACTATGGTGATCTAGAAACCCTCCAAGAGTTAGCTGCCAGTTACAAGAAACTGCAAGAGCGACTGCGGGAAGCCAAACGACTCTTAAAAACCTTGCAAAACCAAGCAGAACGAGCGCGAACTAAGGATTTAGCGGCGGCGATCGATTTTGCCGTTCAAGGAACCGTATTAAGTCTTAAAGGCAAGTATATTACCGTTTCTGAGCCAATTTCCGCCATTTTGGTCAGAAAAGTCCCCGGTAGCGGCCAAGCCCCTTATTTAGTCTGTCTAGGGGAAGATAATCGCTGGATGGTGGCCACCTATGGGGATGTCGTGGGATTATATGGGGATATTCCCCGCTTCAAAGTCGTTGATGGTTGGGAACTGCCCCCAGAGTTACAGTTAAAACCGGGAGAGTGTCGCAAGAGTGGCTCAGAAACAGCCGCCGCAGCTAACCAAATTCCCCAGTTAGAAACTACCTTAGCTGCTCCAGAGGTAGATGAGCAACAACTACAAGTTGAGGAAATCACGAACGGGTTAATGGAGCATCCAGTGCATCAATGGCCCGATCGCGGTCGGGTTCTCAAGCAAATTTCTCGTGCAGTTAGATTAGACAGCGAAATCGGCGATCGGCTCAACAAGTTTCAGCACCTCAAATCCCGCTATTGGGAAGAATTCCTCAATTTAATTGCTATTCTGCAAGCCTTTAACGCCCTCGATCCTAAACTCGTACCCACCACCCTCGGTGAATCAGCCGCCACCCTGCGAGGAGAGAATGAATTATGGCTCGGTATTGCCTTAAGCTCTGAAATCTTTGCCCAGCTAGAACCCCATCACTTAGCCGCCGCTTGTGCTGCCCTAGTGACAGAAACACCACGGCCCGATAGTTGGGTCAACTACAATACCTCTCAAGCCGTAATTGAAGCCTTGTTAGACTTACAATCCATGCGTCGCCAACTCTTCCAGCAACAACGGCGCTATGATGTCGCCCTGCCCATTTGGTTAGAGTATGAGCTAATCGCTTTAATCGAACAATGGGCCCAGGATCGCGATTGGGCAGAACTGTGCGAACAAACCAGTTTAGATGAAGGGGATATTGTACGTCTACTGAGACGAACCTTAGATTTATTATCGCAAATTCCCCATATTCCCCATATTTCTAATACGCTCAAGGATAATGCCATTTGGGCCATGAAATTAATCAACCGTTTCCCCGTTAATGAAACAGCAAATGGATGA
- a CDS encoding LOG family protein — protein sequence MTLSSPDAHATLKADLSELVAQLPNLEHGKWIEQALISILRIAAEDMERLDWKILTASLQDMERAFHIFSNYRHVRKISIFGSARLPSDAPEYQIALEFARQVAQQGFMVMTGAGGGIMQAANEGAGLEQSFGLNIQLPFEQGSNPFVREDKLVLFKYFFTRKLFFLRETDAVALFPGGFGTQDEAFECLTLCQTGKAGPMPLVFLDKPGGRYWYRWEQYVKDHLLSQKLINGEDLSLYTITDQVDVACRAIAEFYRVYHSSRYVREQFVMRLKTELSDRDVEQLNQEFGDILVSGKIQKTQALPEESLTDVHDLPRLVLHFNQRDHGRLYQMINRINQMGEPSEAENHPERK from the coding sequence ATGACTTTATCCTCCCCAGATGCTCACGCTACACTGAAAGCCGATTTATCAGAACTTGTGGCTCAATTGCCCAATTTAGAACATGGTAAATGGATAGAACAAGCTCTGATTAGTATCCTGCGAATTGCAGCAGAAGATATGGAGCGTTTAGACTGGAAGATTCTAACGGCTTCTCTACAGGATATGGAAAGAGCCTTCCATATCTTTTCTAATTATCGTCATGTGCGTAAAATTAGTATTTTTGGGTCGGCTCGCCTACCGTCTGATGCCCCAGAATACCAGATTGCCCTAGAGTTTGCTCGCCAAGTTGCCCAACAGGGATTTATGGTGATGACGGGAGCAGGCGGCGGAATTATGCAAGCAGCCAATGAAGGGGCGGGATTAGAGCAGTCCTTTGGACTCAATATTCAGCTTCCCTTTGAACAGGGATCGAACCCCTTTGTGAGGGAAGATAAATTGGTTTTGTTTAAGTATTTCTTTACTCGTAAGTTGTTTTTCTTGCGGGAAACGGATGCTGTGGCTCTCTTCCCAGGTGGGTTTGGCACGCAGGATGAAGCCTTTGAGTGCTTAACGCTCTGCCAAACGGGAAAGGCAGGGCCGATGCCTTTGGTCTTCTTGGATAAGCCAGGGGGACGATATTGGTACAGATGGGAGCAATATGTTAAGGATCATCTGTTAAGCCAGAAATTGATCAATGGGGAAGATTTAAGTCTGTATACGATTACAGACCAGGTGGATGTGGCCTGTCGGGCGATCGCCGAGTTTTATCGAGTTTATCATTCTAGTCGCTATGTGCGCGAACAGTTCGTCATGCGGCTGAAAACTGAACTCTCGGATAGGGATGTAGAACAGCTCAATCAGGAGTTTGGAGACATCCTGGTAAGCGGTAAAATCCAAAAAACCCAAGCCTTACCGGAAGAGAGTCTCACTGATGTCCATGACTTGCCCCGATTGGTCTTACACTTTAATCAACGGGATCATGGACGGCTCTATCAAATGATTAATCGCATTAACCAAATGGGCGAACCTTCGGAGGCTGAAAATCATCCAGAACGGAAGTAG
- the trxA gene encoding thioredoxin, giving the protein MTAAAVTDNSFDQEVLQSAIPVLVDFWAPWCGPCRIVAPVVEEVAEQFDGQIKVVKVNTDENPSVASKYGIRSIPTLMIFKDGQRVDMVVGAVPKTTLITTLQKYISEGGESAPEG; this is encoded by the coding sequence ATGACAGCAGCAGCCGTTACAGATAATAGTTTTGACCAGGAAGTGCTTCAAAGCGCAATTCCTGTTTTAGTGGATTTTTGGGCCCCCTGGTGTGGCCCCTGCCGCATCGTTGCTCCGGTCGTTGAAGAAGTGGCCGAACAATTTGATGGGCAGATCAAAGTAGTGAAAGTCAATACGGATGAAAATCCCAGTGTAGCCAGTAAGTATGGTATTCGCAGTATTCCCACCCTGATGATCTTCAAAGATGGCCAACGAGTTGATATGGTGGTTGGGGCGGTTCCGAAAACCACTTTGATTACAACCCTACAAAAGTATATCTCTGAGGGGGGGGAGAGTGCCCCTGAAGGTTAG